Below is a window of Streptomyces sp. NBC_01429 DNA.
ATCCACCAGACGCGCCGGCCGATGATGAGCATGGCGGCGGGAACGAGGAGCATGCGCACCAGGAAGGCGTCGAGGAGGACGCCGACGGCGAGGGCGAACCCGACGGTTTTGAGGATGATGTCGTCGGTGAGGGTGAAGCCCGCGAATACGCCGACCATGATGAGGGCGGCGGCGGCCACCACACGGGCGCTGTGGCCGCGACCTCTTCACGCGGTGGCCCGCTCAGGAATCCGCCTCGCCCGTCCGGCTCCCCTTGCCTCCTCGAACGCGCCACAGTCCTTCACGCATCGGGACCGGGAGCACACCGCGGCGCCACTGGACGTCATATATCCAGTGTCTGAAGGGCCATCGGGACACACGGACCGCCACCACCTCGCCCACGTTCCCCACCTCCGAACGATGACCGACTCTCTCGCCAACGGAGAATTCGGCGCTCTTCACATCATTTCCCATCGGTGATCGCGCGTCGCGAGGGACGAATTCGGCATTCGGCCCGCCAGGCCCCGGCCAGGGGAGCCGCCCCGGCACAGAGGGCGCCTCCCCCACAGGGGGCGACCGAGCCACCCGGTCACACGCCACCGGAAGCGACGGCGAGCAATTGTGACCGGATTTGCTCTTTTCGCCCTTCCTTCATGCGGAGATTTCGAAAAGATCGCTGATAGTTTTGTATATTCGCGAAGACCGCGGGGGCGGCTGGGGGATAGGGGGCGGCGGTCGTGACTACGGCAACTGTGTCAACCCGTCTGAGCCACACGTCGTGCGAAGGGGAGACGGAGTGACAGAGCCAGGGCGGGGACCGGACAGTCCGGAAGAAGACCACGGACCACCGGACAGCCGACGGACCACCTCCCGGAAACCCCCCGTGACCGGGACGGACGCCGACCGGCCGGCCGCGTCCATGGACCCGGAACGCACGATGCAGCTCAAGGTCGGCCAGCTCCCGCCCGTCGAACAGCCCCCGCCCGTCGGCCGGTCCAGGGCCGTAGAGCCGCCCGCGTCCGGCGAGCAGACCGGGCCCGTCGACCAGACCATGGCGCTGCGCATCCTGAGGCCGAAGCGGTCCAGCGGCCGGGCCGACCGGCGCAGAGCCGCGCGACCGCCGTCTCCCCTCACCCGCGCCGGCGCGCTGCGGACCTCCCTCGCCGCCCGGGTGGCGCCGTACGCCCGTCGGCTCAGGCCCCGCTATCCGCGGCCGGGCCACACCGGGTGGCGCCGGTGGCTGCCCTCCGGCCGGCAGTGGCTGGGCGGCGCGTCGGTCGCCATCACCCTGAGCGGCATGTTCCTGACCGTCGCCTACGCCACCACGGACATACCTCATGACCTGAACACGTACGCCACCCAGCAGGACAACGTGTACTTCTGGTCCGACGGCACACCCATGGCGCGCACCGGCTGGGTGCAGCGGCAGGCGATGCCCCTGAAGGACATACCCGAGGACGTCCGCTGGGCCGTGCTGGCGGCCGAGAACGAGAGCTTCTACAGCGACCCCGGTGTCTCCCCCAAGGGTCTGACCCGCGCCCTGTGGCGGACGGTCGGCAAGGGCGACACCCAGGGTGGCTCGACCATCACCCAGCAGTACGTGAAGAACGTCTATCTCAACCAGAGCCGGACCGTCGGCCGGAAGTTCGACGAGGCGATGATCGCCCTCAAGCTCGACAACCGGATGAGCAAGGACACGATTCTGGAGGGATACCTCAACACCAGCTGGTTCGGGCGCGGAACGTACGGGATCCAGCGGGCCGCGCAGGCCTATTACGGCAAGGACGTCAGCGAACTCGACGCGAGCCAGGCCGCCGTCCTCGCCTCGCTGCTCAAGGGCGCCGGCCTGTACGACCCGACGTTGAGCGCCGCCAACCACAAACGCGCCGAGGAACGCTGGAGCTGGATCCTCGACCGGATGGTCAAGTTCGGCAAGCTGTCGGCGTCCGAGCGGGCCGGATACCGGACCTTCCCCGAGCCACTCAAGCAGAACCCCCTCTACGACACCGGTCAGCAGAGCGACTACCTGGTGGAACTCGCCTCCCAGTACGCCAAGAAGGCCGGACAGATCTCGGCCAGGGACTTCGACCTGGGCGGCTATCAGATCTACACGACCTTCGACCACGCACGGGAGGCGGCGCTCGACGACGTGGTCGCCGAAGAGCGCAAAAAGGCCCTGCGCAGCGACCCGAAGGCGGCGTCCACCGCCCACTACGGCGCCGCGTCGGTGGCCACCGACGGCCGGA
It encodes the following:
- a CDS encoding transglycosylase domain-containing protein — encoded protein: MQLKVGQLPPVEQPPPVGRSRAVEPPASGEQTGPVDQTMALRILRPKRSSGRADRRRAARPPSPLTRAGALRTSLAARVAPYARRLRPRYPRPGHTGWRRWLPSGRQWLGGASVAITLSGMFLTVAYATTDIPHDLNTYATQQDNVYFWSDGTPMARTGWVQRQAMPLKDIPEDVRWAVLAAENESFYSDPGVSPKGLTRALWRTVGKGDTQGGSTITQQYVKNVYLNQSRTVGRKFDEAMIALKLDNRMSKDTILEGYLNTSWFGRGTYGIQRAAQAYYGKDVSELDASQAAVLASLLKGAGLYDPTLSAANHKRAEERWSWILDRMVKFGKLSASERAGYRTFPEPLKQNPLYDTGQQSDYLVELASQYAKKAGQISARDFDLGGYQIYTTFDHAREAALDDVVAEERKKALRSDPKAASTAHYGAASVATDGRILAVYGGPDHRKQGYNESNATTVPAGSAFLPFVYAAGLEHGVVKQRDAPREQVTPQSVYNGDDGVPVSTPEGPYWDRGGKKVAAHNDDRKSWGRLTLREALAESVNTPFMQLGMDTGLDKVKQTAQAAGLLPSSMGPQIPALSLGSSTPSAIRMASGYATFAAAGQHTEPYSVSRVTRNGSTARLTVPDKRRAVDAKVAEEVTRALTDSFRSAHPDAAPAGAAVSGKAGSTADSTAAWYVGTARDVSTAVVVYRMDLAKSLEPLPLKGLAESDTDSVPYDIWAGAMSPLG